The sequence GTGATTAAGCTTGTATTTAAATATTCAggcaaaaagcaaaaaaagacaCTGTATGGGGATTCTTGAACATAACCAACCTGATGAGTGTCTGTGAGTGGTTTATCTCCTTCCGAACCTTCTACAGGGTGACGGGTTTGATCTGACTGCAATGATAGCTCAGTCTCAGATGCTGAATTTAAAATCTCATGATCCTCATCTTGAGGAATAGTTGATATATCTTTCCTGCAAACCAAATCATGGTATTGAAACACCCCATTTCATTGTCATATCAGAAACTCACTCATCTGAGACAGTTAAAGCAACTCAGGAGAATACAGCAAGCAAAACCGTAAGATTAACTTGAAAGTTATAATCAGTACCAACCTAGTTGCTGTCCCATGAGAAGACTCGATATTGGAGTCATCACACCCAATAGTACAATTGTCAGAAGATGCCTCTTTCACAAAATTGGAATCGAAACTCCCAAATGTTAGACCATTTTCAAGCATTTTGGCAACCTGAAGGTGGACAGGAAATGTTACATGCGACCGCTCACCAACACCGGACTCGAGAACCGATTGACTCTTGCCTTTATTGGCTGCAGCTTCACCTTTACCGACTGTTCCAAAAAAACCATAGGTCAAATCAAATAAGAGGTAGTAACTAAACTCAGGAAACAATCTGCATCATTCACAACTTATCTAGAAGAATACAGAATGAACATAGTGCTACATAGATAAAGAGCAACTATACCTTGCTCTGACTGGCTGCAATTAGAAGTGACAATCATAGATGATTGCTGTGAGATCTGAGAAGTTCCATCTAGAGTATATTGAGTGTCGTTTTTTACAACAGAATCGGATACAGCCACTGGTACAGTACTTGCTTTAGACTTATCCGGCTCAACAACAtcctcagaagaagaagaagtagactTGGAGAGAGGCTGTTCCTCTGTGACTCCCTTGTTCACAGGGGAGATGGAAGCCTCTTGAATCTTATGGTTACTGATTCCACTTGGAGAAATTATAGGGTTAGGGGACCTGCAAAGAATACAATGCTTTAGGAAAGCCAAGTACAGAAAGGATATTAAAGACATAGACAGGATAAGTATGAATACTTCATAGAAGAAGATTTTGTGTCGGTTGTTGCATTGTTGGGAGCAGACAAAACAGTTCCAGAACCTCCTTTTATGTGATTAGCTCCACTCTGCTTTTTAAAAGCTGCACTTCTTCCATTGCTGGAATCTGCAAATCAACAACAAAGAGCTTAAACCAAAGGAAGGAAATATAGTACAGAAGTTTAGAAGTAAGAGAGCATAAACTACAATGACCTGTATAACTTGAAGCAAAGTTTCTCCGTCCAGTCCTGCTCCTTGCTTGTGTATTTAGTACTAAATTCTGCAACAGGGATACACATAGgaataagagaataagataatgtaATCTACTAGTGGAAGTGATACACAGAAATTCTATAGAGTTTTTAGGTGAATTCACAAATCATGCTTAACAAAACAGAAGAACTCAGGTCAACACTTGAACTAAAGAGAACAGGTtcaaaacaaagaggaaacatctacctctttctttctctcccgTTTGCTTCTCACCTCATGAAATGTATCTgaaaagatgataaaaaaaaaacaagagttacATGCCTGTTCGTGCCACAAAAACCAACAGTACGTCATTACGTTGATATTTGAAACAGTAGAGAAAATCCCAAACCCCCCCCCCCCNNNNNNNNNNNNNNNNNNNNNNNNNNNNNNNNNNNNNNNNNNNNNNNNNNNNNNNNNNNNNNNNNNNNNNNNNNNNNNNNNNNNNNNNNNNNNNaacccccccccccccatacactaaaaactcaaatcagaGCTAAAAAACAAATCCTGTTTCCACAGTTTCATCATCTAAAAAACGCTTAATGGTAAAGATTTTAAGCAGTGATTAAGACAGATAGGCCAATTTTAAAAACGAGAGGTCCTCTCCCGTAATCATATGAACCCAAAATCTGCATATTCCAAAtcagttacaaaaaaaatattccttaTTTGAACATTCCAAGCATATTATATACCAAATCGAaattctcattaaaaaaaaaaattgcagattGAGAGAGGCACAAGacaatatcttctaaaacatCAACAAAAGGGGCTGTGTGTATCATACAGAACCCTAGAAGGAGGGAAGAAACCACgctcaatcaaaaaaaaaaaaaggtacctAGATAAAGGAGCTTCTGAGTGGTCTCATGTGGATCATTGAAACACTCTTTAAAGACAGAGAAGATATCCTCGTCGGAATGTTGTTTTCCGGTAACCTCTCTGATGTTTTGAATGGTTTTAAGCAGATCGGCCGGAATCGAAACCCTAGAGCCGCCATCGCCTCTGCTGCTCGTCATGTTAGtatattagagagagagagagagagagagagggaagcgGAAGGGgtgggagaagagagagagtatggCCGTATGGGTCAGGCAGGGAAACATACGACTTATGTActtcatatatgtataatgtattttttatttccgTATAATCTTTCTCTCCGTATTTTTATACGCTTACGTCACTAcccaattaatttttttatcatttgttgAAATATTGTAATGCAGGAAAGACCATCATCAAAAGTTGATATGGCCGAGttggtctaaggcgccagattAAGGTTCTGGTCCgaaagggcgtgggttcaaatcccactgtcaacattctcctttttttcttctttccttttttatcaaagaactaataaaaAGATTATCTCAGATCTTGACGATAAGCAAAACCCTAGCgttctctctctcgatcttcTCTAACATCGGAGAGTTTGTCGGAAGATCCTCAATTCGAAAACATAATCACCACTGACTGAATTTAGGAATCGCGATGGGTTCCAGATCTCGTAATGACAATTTCCAATCCGGCGATGGTGCTAGTCCAGGGTACGTTTTACTCCTCGCCCTCTTTGCATGTTTCAATCCAGAGTTTGAACGAAACAAATTAGGGTGAAACATCTCCTGATCTATggcttttaatgtttttgtttcgaATTTTGTGTTTGTTAGGAAAATATTCATCGGAGGATTGCACAAAGACACCACTAATAGTAAGTCTCTTTCTGCTTGTTTGGGGATTTGTTCTAGGTCTTGCCTGTTGTGTTGTTGATTTAGCATATCCTTGCTCATAATGTTGATGTTTACTGCAGCTGTGTTCAACAAGCACTTTGGCAAGTACGGGGAGATTACAGATTCTGTCATTATGCGAGATCGACATACTGGGCAACCTAGGGGTTTTGGTTTCATCACCTTTGCTGATTCTTCTGTAGTTGATAAAGTCATTGAAGATAATCATGTCATCAATGGCAAACaggtctcttcttctttttttttttttttttttccctacaCTATGTTTGTTATTCGATTGATGTATTTTATGGATTCAAGAAtttgttattgatttttttttaagtagtaGGATACCTCTGTTTGATCAAtactttttcctttgttttgatTGAATGGAACAGGTTGAGATCAAAAGGACTATTCCGAAAGGTGCTGGTGGCAATCAGGCCAAGGatatcaaaacaaagaagattttTGTTGGTGGCATACCCTCCACTGTTACAGAAGGTATATCTCCCTCTTGCCACATTCTTACTTTTTTTCCATGAGACTACGTTGGCTCTCTGTGCTTATCGAAGTTGTATGTTCTGTTGATCAGATGAGCTTAAGGACTTCTTTGCCAAGTACGGGAACGTGGTGGAGCACCAGATTATCCGAGACCATGAAACAAACAGGTCCAGAGGTTTTGGTTTCGTGATTTTTGACAGCGAAGAAGTCGTAGATGAATTATTGTCCAAAGGAAACATGATCGATATGGCAGACACTCAGGTAAACTTGTACAAATGGTGCCTAGAATTGTGTGGTACATGAAGTTATTTACATGCTGGtttcattttgaattttttctgCTTGTTCCTTTCGTTATACACGTTAAACTTAGTTAGTATTCCACTCGTTAGCTTCCAACCAAATGTAAGGAGGTTGTCACAGTAAACTAGGAAGTACTCAGCTATAGTTTACATCCTTAGCATAGCTAGGTTAATTAAGTTGCTTTGTTGTAGGTGGAGATCAAGAAAGCTGAACCAAAGAAATCTTCNNNNNNNNNNNNNNNNNNNNNNNNNNNNNNNNNNNNNNNNNNNNNNNNNNNNNNNNNNNNNNNNNNNNNNNNNNNNNNNNNNNNNNNNNNNNNNNNNNNNNNNNNNNNNNNNNNNNNNNNNNNNNNNNNNNNNNNNNNNNNNNNNNNNNNNNNNNNNNNNNNNNNNNNNNNNNNNNNNNNNNNNNNNNNNNNNNNNNNNNNNNNNNNNNNNNNNNNNNNNNNNNNNNNNNNNNNNNNNNNNNNNNNNNNNNNNNNNNNNNNNNNNNNNNNNNNNNNNNNNNNNNNNNNNNNNNNNNNNNNNNNNNNNNNNNNNNNNNNNNNNNNNNNNNNNNNNNNNNNNNNNNNNNNNNNNNNNNNNNNNNNNNNNNNNNNNNNNNNNNNNNNNNNNNNNNNNNNNNNNNNNNNNNNNNNNNNNNNNNNNNNNNNNNNNNNNNNNNNNNNNNNNNNNNNNNNNNNNNNNNNNNNNNNNNNNNNNNNNNNNNNNNNNNNNNNNNNNNNNNNNNNNNNNNNNNNNNNNNNNNNNNNNNNNNNNNNNNNNNNNNNNNNNNNNNNNNNNNNNNNNNNNNNNNNNNNNNNNNNNNNNNNNNNNNNNNNNNNNNNNNNNNNNNNNNNNNNNNNNNNNNNNNNNNNNNNNNNNNNNNNNNNNNNNNNNNNNNNNNNNNNNNNNNNNNNNNNNNNNNNNNNNNNNNNNNNNNNNNNNNNNNNNNNNNNNNNNNNNNNNNNNNNNNNNNNNNNNNNNNNNNNNNNNNNNNNNNNNNNNNNNNNNNNNNNNNNNNNNNNNNNNNNNNNNNNNNNNNNNNNNNNNNNNNNNNNNNNNNNNNNNNNNNNNNNNNNNNNNNNNNNNNNNNNNNNNNNNNNNNNNNNNNNNNNNNNNNNNNNNNNNNNNNNNNNNNNNNNNNNNNNNNNNNNNNNNNNNNNNNNNNNNNNNNNNNNNNNNNNNNNNNNNNNNNNNNNNNNNNNNNNNNNNNNNNNNNNNNNNNNNNNNNNNNNNNNNNNNNNNNNNNNNNNNNNNNNNNNNNNNNNNNNNNNNNNNNNNNNNNNNNNNNNNNNNNNNNNNNNNNNNNNNNNNNNNNNNNNNNNNNNNNNNNNNNNNNNNNNNNNNNNNNNNNNNNNNNNNNNNNNNNNNNNNNNNNNNNNNNNNNNNNNNNNNNNNNNNNNNNNNNNNNNNNNNNNNNNNNNNNNNNNNNNNNNNNNNNNNNNNNNNNNNNNNNNNNNNNNNNNNNNNNNNNNNNNNNNNNNNNNNNNNNNNNNNNNNNNNNNNNNNNNNNNNNNNNNNNNNNNNNNNNNNNNNNNNNNNNNNNNNNNNNNNNNNNNNNNNNNNNNNNNNNNNNNNNNNNNNNNNNNNNNNNNNNNNNNNNNNNNNNNNNNNNNNNNNNNNNNNNNNNNNNNNNNNNNNNNNNNNNNNNNNNNNNNNNNNNNNNNNNNNNNNNNNNNNNNNNNNNNNNNNNNNNNNNNNNNNNNNNNNNNNNNNNNNNNNNNNNNNNNNNNNNNNNNNNNNNNNNNNNNNNNNNNNNNNNNNNNNNNNNNNNNNNNNNNNNNNNNNNNNNNNNNNNNNNNNNNNNNNNNNNNNNNNNNNNNNNNNNNNNNNNNNNNNNNNNNNNNNNNNNNNNNNNNNNNNNNNNNNNNNNNNNNNNNNNNNNNNNNNNNNNNNNNNNNNNNNNNNNNNNNNNNNNNNNNNNNNNNNNNNNNNNNNNNNNNNNNNNNNNNNNNNNNNNNNNNNNNNNNNNNNNNNNNNNNNNNNNNNNNNNNNNNNNNNNNNNNNNNNNNNNNNNNNNNNNNNNNNNNNNNNNNNNNNNNNNNNNNNNNNNNNNNNNNNNNNNNNNNNNNNNNNNNNNNNNNNNNNNNNNNNNNNNNNNNNNNNNNNNNNNNNNNNNNNNNNNNNNNNNNNNNNNNNNNNNNNNNNNNNNNNNNNNNNNNNNNNNNNNNNNNNNNNNNNNNNNNNNNNNNNNNNNNNNNNNNNNNNNNNNNNNNNNNNNNNNNNNNNNNNNNNNNNNNNNNNNNNNNNNNNNNNNNNNNNNNNNNNNNNNNNNNNNNNNNNNNNNNNNNNNNNNNNNNNNNNNNNNNNNNNNNNNNNNNNNNNNNNNNNNNNNNNNNNNNNNNNNNNNNNNNNNNNNNNNNNNNNNNNNNNNNNNNNNNNNNNNNNNNNNNNNNNNNNNNNNNNNNNNNNNNNNNNNNNNNNNNNNNNNNNNNNNNNNNNNNNNNNNNNNNNNNNNNNNNNNNNNNNNNNNNNNNNNNNNNNNNNNNNNNNNNNNNNNNNNNNNNNNNNNNNNNNNNNNNNNNNNNNNNNNNNNNNNNNNNNNNNNNNNNNNNNNNNNNNNNNNNNNNNNNNNNNNNNNNNNNNNNNNNNNNNNNNNNNNNNNNNNNNNNNNNNNNNNNNNNNNNNNNNNNNNNNNNNNNNNNNNNNNNNNNNNNNNNNNNNNNNNNNNNNNNNNNNNNNNNNNNNNNNNNNNNNNNNNNNNNNNNNNNNNNNNNNNNNNNNNNNNNNNNNNNNNNNNNNNNNNNNNNNNNNNNNNNNNNNNNNNNNNNNNNNNNNNNNNNNNNNNNNNNNNNNNNNNNNNNNNNNNNNNNNNNNNNNNNNNNNNNNNNNNNNNNNNNNNNNNNNNNNNNNNNNNNNNNNNNNNNNNNNNNNNNNNNNNNNNNNNNNNNNNNNNNNNNNNNNNNNNNNNNNNNNNNNNNNNNNNNNNNNNNNNNNNNNNNNNNNNNNNNNNNNNNNNNNNNNNNNNNNNNNNNNNNNNNNNNNNNNNNNNNNNNNNNNNNNNNNNNNNNNNNNNNNNNNNNNNNNNNNNNNNNNNNNNNNNNNNNNNNNNNNNNNNNNNNNNNNNNNNNNNNNNNNNNNNNNNNNNNNNNNNNNNNNNNNNNNNNNNNNNNNNNNNNNNNNNNNNNNNNNNNNNNNNNNNNNNNNNNNNNNNNNNNNNNNNNNNNNNNNNNNNNNNNNNNNNNNNNNNNNNNNNNNNNNNNNNNNNNNNNNNNNNNNNNNNNNNNNNNNNNNNNNNNNNNNNNNNNNNNNNNNNNNNNNNNNNNNNNNNNNNNNNNNNNNNNNNNNNNNNNNNNNNNNNNNNNNNNNNNNNNNNNNNNNNNNNNNNNNNNNNNNNNNNNNNNNNNNNNNNNNNNNNNNNNNNNNNNNNNNNNNNNNNNNNNNNNNNNNNNNNNNNNNNNNNNNNNNNNNNNNNNNNNNNNNNNNNNNNNNNNNNNNNNNNNNNNNNNNNNNNNNNNNNNNNNNNNNNNNNNNNNNNNNNNNNNNNNNNNNNNNNNNNNNNNNNNNNNNNNNNNNNNNNNNNNNNNNNNNNNNNNNNNNNNNNNNNNNNNNNNNNNNNNNNNNNNNNNNNNNNNNNNNNNNNNNNNNNNNNNNNNNNNNNNNNNNNNNNNNNNNNNNNNNNNNNNNNNNNNNNNNNNNNNNNNNNNNNNNNNNNNNNNNNNNNNNNNNNNNNNNNNNNNNNNNNNNNNNNNNNNNNNNNNNNNNNNNNNNNNNNNNNNNNNNNNNNNNNNNNNNNNNNNNNNNNNNNNNNNNNNNNNNNNNNNNNNNNNNNNNNNNNNNNNNNNNNNNNNNNNNNNNNNNNNNNNNNNNNNNNNNNNNNNNNNNNNNNNNNNNNNNNNNNNNNNNNNNNNNNNNNNNNNNNNNNNNNNNNNNNNNNNNNNNNNNNNNNNNNNNNNNNNNNNNNNNNNNNNNNNNNNNNNNNNNNNNNNNNNNNNNNNNNNNNNNNNNNNNNNNNNNNNNNNNNNNNNNNNNNNNNNNNNNNNNNNNNNNNNNNNNNNNNNNNNNNNNNNNNNNNNNNNNNNNNNNNNNNNNNNNNNNNNNNNNNNNNNNNNNNNNNNNNNNNNNNNNNNNNNNNNNNNNNNNNNNNNNNNNNNNNNNNNNNNNNNNNNNNNNNNNNNNNNNNNNNNNNNNNNNNNNNNNNNNNNNNNNNNNNNNNNNNNNNNNNNNNNNNNNNNNNNNNNNNNNNNNNNNNNNNNNNNNNNNNNNNNNNNNNNNNNNNNNNNNNNNNNNNNNNNNNNNNNNNNNNNNNNNNNNNNNNNNNNNNNNNNNNNNNNNNNNNNNNNNNNNNNNNNNNNNNNNNNNNNNNNNNNNNNNNNNNNNNNNNNNNNNNNNNNNNNNNNNNNNNNNNNNNNNNNNNNNNNNNNNNNNNNNNNNNNNNNNNNNNNNNNNNNNNNNNNNNNNNNNNNNNNNNNNNNNNNNNNNNNNNNNNNNNNNNNNNNNNNNNNNNNNNNNNNNNNNNNNNNNNNNNNNNNNNNNNNNNNNNNNNNNNNNNNNNNNNNNNNNNNNNNNNNNNNNNNNNNNNNNNNNNNNNNNNNNNNNNNNNNNNNNNNNNNNNNNNNNNNNNNNNNNNNNNNNNNNNNNNNNNNNNNNNNNNNNNNNNNNNNNNNNNNNNNNNNNNNNNNNNNNNNNNNNNNNNNNNNNNNNNNNNNNNNNNNNNNNNNNNNNNNNNNNNNNNNNNNNNNNNNNNNNNNNNNNNNNNNNNNNNNNNNNNNNNNNNNNNNNNNNNNNNNNNNNNNNNNNNNNNNNNNNNNNNNNNNNNNNNNNNNNNNNNNNNNNNNNNNNNNNNNNNNNNNNNNNNNNNNNNNNNNNNNNNNNNNNNNNNNNNNNNNNNNNNNNNNNNNNNNNNNNNNNNNNNNNNNNNNNNNNNNNNNNNNNNNNNNNNNNNNNNNNNNNNNNNNNNNNNNNNNNNNNNNNNNNNNNNNNNNNNNNNNNNNNNNNNNNNNNNNNNNNNNNNNNNNNNNNNNNNNNNNNNNNNNNNNNNNNNNNNNNNNNNNNNNNNNNNNNNNNNNNNNNNNNNNNNNNNNNNNNNNNNNNNNNNNNNNNNNNNNNNNNNNNNNNNNNNNNNNNNNNNNNNNNNNNNNNNNNNNNNNNNNNNNNNNNNNNNNNNNNNNNNNNNNNNNNNNNNNNNNNNNNNNNNNNNNNNNNNNNNNNNNNNNNNNNNNNNNNNNNNNNNNNNNNNNNNNNNNNNNNNNNNNNNNNNNNNNNNNNNNNNNNNNNNNNNNNNNNNNNNNNNNNNNNNNNNNNNNNNNNNNNNNNNNNNNNNNNNNNNNNNNNNNNNNNNNNNNNNNNNNNNNNNNNNNNNNNNNNNNNNNNNNNNNNNNNNNNNNNNNNNNNNNNNNNNNNNNNNNNNNNNNNNNNNNNNNNNNNNNNNNNNNNNNNNNNNNNNNNNNNNNNNNNNNNNNNNNNNNNNNNNNNNNNNNNNNNNNNNNNNNNNNNNNNNNNNNNNNNNNNNNNNNNNNNNNNNNNNNNNNNNNNNNNNNNNNNNNNNNNNNNNNNNNNNNNNNNNNNNNNNNNNNNNNNNNNNNNNNNNNNNNNNNNNNNNNNNNNNNNNNNNNNNNNNNNNNNNNNNNNNNNNNNNNNNNNNNNNNNNNNNNNNNNNNNNNNNNNNNNNNNNNNNNNNNNNNNNNNNNNNNNNNNNNNNNNNNNNNNNNNNNNNNNNNNNNNNNNNNNNNNNNNNNNNNNNNNNNNNNNNNNNNNNNNNNNNNNNNNNNNNNNNNNNNNNNNNNNNNNNNNNNNNNNNNNNNNNNNNNNNNNNNNNNNNNNNNNNNNNNNNNNNNNNNNNNNNNNNNNNNNNNNNNNNNNNNNNNNNNNNNNNNNNNNNNNNNNNNNNNNNNNNNNNNNNNNNNNNNNNNNNNNNNNNNNNNNNNNNNNNNNNNNNNNNNNNNNNNNNNNNNNNNNNNNNNNNNNNNNNNNNNNNNNNNNNNNNNNNNNNNNNNNNNNNNNNNNNNNNNNNNNNNNNNNNNNNNNNNNNNNNNNNNNNNNNNNNNNNNNNNNNNNNNNNNNNNNNNNNNNNNNNNNNNNNNNNNNNNNNNNNNNNNNNNNNNNNNNNNNNNNNNNNNNNNNNNNNNNNNNNNNNNNNNNNNNNNNNNNNNNNNNNNNNNNNNNNNNNNNNNNNNNNNNNNNNNNNNNNNNNNNNNNNNNNNNNNNNNNNNNNNNNNNNNNNNNNNNNNNNNNNNNNNNNNNNNNNNNNNNNNNNNNNNNNNNNNNNNNNNNNNNNNNNNNNNNNNNNNNNNNNNNNNNNNNNNNNNNNNNNNNNNNNNNNNNNNNNNNNNNNNNNNNNNNNNNNNNNNNNNNNNNNNNNNNNNNNNNNNNNNNNNNNNNNNNNNNNNNNNNNNNNNNNNNNNNNNNNNNNNNNNNNNNNNNNNNNNNNNNNNNNNNNNNNNNNNNNNNNNNNNNNNNNNNNNNNNNNNNNNNNNNNNNNNNNNNNNNNNNNNNNNNNNNNNNNNNNNNNNNNNNNNNNNNNNNNNNNNNNNNNNNNNNNNNNNNNNNNNNNNNNNNNNNNNNNNNNNNNNNNNNNNNNNNNNNNNNNNNNNNNNNNNNNNNNNNNNNNNNNNNNNNNNNNNNNNNNNNNNNNNNNNNNNNNNNNNNNNNNNNNNNNNNNNNNNNNNNNNNNNNNNNNNNNNNNNNNNNNNNNNNNNNNNNNNNNNNNNNNNNNNNNNNNNNNNNNNNNNNNNNNNNNNNNNNNNNNNNNNNNNNNNNNNNNNNNNNNNNNNNNNNNNNNNNNNNNNNNNNNNNNNNNNNNNNNNNNNNNNNNNNNNNNNNNNNNNNNNNNNNNNNNNNNNNNNNNNNNNNNNNNNNNNNNNNNNNNNNNNNNNNNNNNNNNNNNNNNNNNNNNNNNNNNNNNNNNNNNNNNNNNNNNNNNNNNNNNNNNNNNNNNNNNNNNNNNNNNNNNNNNNNNNNNNNNNNNNNNNNNNNNNNNNNNNNNNNNNNNNNNNNNNNNNNNNNNNNNNNNNNNNNNNNNNNNNNNNNNNNNNNNNNNNNNNNNNNNNNNNNNNNNNNNNNNNNNNNNNNNNNNNNNNNNNNNNNNNNNNNNNNNNNNNNNNNNNNNNNNNNNNNTATGGTCGTGGAGGAGGGGAAGGCTATGGGGGATATGGTGGGCCAGGTTACGGTGGTGCATTTGAATCTGGTGGCCCAGGTGGCAGTTATGAAGGAGCAGGTGGTCCATATGGGAGGGGTTATAGTAACAGTAGTCGATACCATCCGTATGCAAGATAGGGCCGAGGTAATACCAATCAGTAGACGCTATAGAAGCTTCTCTCACAGGTTTCTCTAGATTGTTCCAATCACTCTATGTGCATTCTAGAGGAAACTAGAGCTATCATGTAGCGCCAACATCAGGAAGGATTTCTAAGGACAGGAAGATCatcaaaaaagttttattaGAGACATCTTTTAGTGTGTTCAAGTGTTGTCTTATCTCTTAACTTAGATTGTGTTATGTAGACTTTAGCATATTTGGGTTTGGAGCTTGTTTTCTCACTGGCATAAGATTGATTTAGACTAAGCCTATTTATTATTGGTAGTCTTGTTAGATGATTAATCACTCGCTTAGCTTAGTTTGCACAATCATACGAATTAGCTTAAGAAGCTCTGCAAAATGTGCATTCATATTTCTTTAGAGCTCAAACTGAAGGCTTTATGTGGTCTCTTGTTATCTCCGTAGATTTTTGTTGTTCCGACAAAGTTTTAAGGGCAGTTAGTTGTGGATTAATTCTAGCTTGTGCATGTGTAAGTATATATTTGTCAACTGCGTAGGTTCTAACGACAAATTGGACATATTTCGTAATTTGTAtgtattttaaaactatttaaaatcaattttaatgtttttgaaaatcatcttatatatttttttttggtcaaacaatcATATATCTGAATCATTGTTCATATGGTTTTCGTTTCCTTTGCGTTTTGGGCAAGTgtcacatatatatgttttgaatttcGTTGTACCATATAACGTGGATTTTGTTATCTATATTTTATCATCAATGCGATTTAGATTGCAGTCTAAACGATTAAATGTATAGCACTTTGTGTATATGGTTTTACAATgggatatatcatatattgtATGTATATTATTGCAAACAACAAAGACTCGATTCTTGGACAAAGTCAACAAATATGAATTTGACGTCTAATGAGTTATATAAGAAGTTGATTCTTTTTCTAAGAAACGaacttcatatatttttaagttttacaaaCACTGAGTGAAATATGATTTTACAgtaaaagat comes from Camelina sativa cultivar DH55 chromosome 19, Cs, whole genome shotgun sequence and encodes:
- the LOC104765097 gene encoding GBF-interacting protein 1, producing the protein MTSSRGDGGSRVSIPADLLKTIQNIREVTGKQHSDEDIFSVFKECFNDPHETTQKLLYLDTFHEVRSKRERKKENLVLNTQARSRTGRRNFASSYTDSSNGRSAAFKKQSGANHIKGGSGTVLSAPNNATTDTKSSSMKSPNPIISPSGISNHKIQEASISPVNKGVTEEQPLSKSTSSSSEDVVEPDKSKASTVPVAVSDSVVKNDTQYTLDGTSQISQQSSMIVTSNCSQSEQVGKGEAAANKGKSQSVLESGVGERSHVTFPVHLQVAKMLENGLTFGSFDSNFVKEASSDNCTIGCDDSNIESSHGTATRKDISTIPQDEDHEILNSASETELSLQSDQTRHPVEGSEGDKPLTDTHQAPNCDAQPISYPDQYSIAAYQQAMHLFRQQFPLNLFPYGPYLPPFYMPHPYIHQFVSPNGYQQQSYLPPPGDDASPPSGVKLPLTHIKSGSDIGNSPPTTIPSPYDLYAFNHFPSAATVTSTNKEEKKENINSNGPLSLANLQASPMYNLPFQGQPLAFPTMQAGFTGIYQQSQPIMAPLTISARTEPIGPSHITNQQPQAALTNPGNNY
- the LOC104765099 gene encoding heterogeneous nuclear ribonucleoprotein 1-like isoform X1 — translated: MGSRSRNDNFQSGDGASPGKIFIGGLHKDTTNTVFNKHFGKYGEITDSVIMRDRHTGQPRGFGFITFADSSVVDKVIEDNHVINGKQVEIKRTIPKGAGGNQAKDIKTKKIFVGGIPSTVTEDELKDFFAKYGNVVEHQIIRDHETNRSRGFGFVIFDSEEVVDELLSKGNMIDMADTQVEKQRRKEKKKEKHKWKGKRKKQGGE
- the LOC104765099 gene encoding heterogeneous nuclear ribonucleoprotein 1-like isoform X2 translates to MGSRSRNDNFQSGDGASPGKIFIGGLHKDTTNTVFNKHFGKYGEITDSVIMRDRHTGQPRGFGFITFADSSVVDKVIEDNHVINGKQVEIKRTIPKGAGGNQAKDIKTKKIFVGGIPSTVTEDELKDFFAKYGNVVEHQIIRDHETNRSRGFGFVIFDSEEVVDELLSKGNMIDMADTQKRFSKMSM